From one Musa acuminata AAA Group cultivar baxijiao chromosome BXJ2-6, Cavendish_Baxijiao_AAA, whole genome shotgun sequence genomic stretch:
- the LOC135614340 gene encoding uncharacterized membrane protein At4g09580-like: MAPPLRISIVRDEETAADDTPTAKKTLRAESRVPLARWEAAAAAAVFLIFAVGLFCIFLTMPEAEYDKILRVPRNLSDLRVLKDNLAVYARDYQAKFVLGYCSIYIFMQTFMIPGTIFLSLLAGALFGVIKGVILVVFSATSGASSCYFLSKLIGRPLVSWMWPEKLRFFQSEIAKRRERLLNYMLFLRITPSLPNTFINLASPIVDVPFCIFFLATLVGLVPASYITVRAGLALGDLKSVRDLYDFKTLAVLFLIGFVFIFPTILKRKRTYE, encoded by the exons ATGGCGCCGCCGCTGAGGATCTCGATCGTCCGCGACGAGGAGACCGCCGCCGACGACACGCCAACGGCCAAGAAGACGCTCAGGGCCGAGTCCAGAGTCCCGCTCGCCAGGTGGGAGGCGGCTGCCGCGGCCGCTGTGTTCTTGATCTTCGCCGTTGGATTGTTCTGTATCTTCCTCACCATGCCCGAGGCCGAGTACGATAAGATCCTCAGGGTGCCGCGCAACCTCTCCGACCTCCGCGTCCTCAA AGATAATTTGGCTGTTTATGCCAGAGATTACCAAGCCAAATTTGTATTAGGATATTGTTCAATCTACATCTTTATGCAGACATTCATGATACCTGGTACCATATTCTTGTCATTACTGGCTGGAGCTCTTTTTGGGGTCATAAAAGGTGTTATTCTGGTTGTTTTCTCTGCAACTTCTGGTGCTTCATCCTGCTATTTCCTTTCCAAGTTAATTGGCAGGCCTTTGGTCAGCTGGATGTGGCCTGAAAAGTTGAGATTTTTCCAATCAGAG ATAGCAAAACGCAGAGAAAGGCTGCTAAATTACATGCTCTTTTTGAGGATAACCCCGTCTTTACCTAACACATTCATAAATCTGGCATCTCCAATTGTTGATGTtcctttttgcattttctttcttGCAACGTTGGTTGGTCTTGTTCCAGCATCTTACATAACTGTCAGA GCTGGTCTGGCTCTCGGGGACTTGAAGTCTGTTAGGGATCTCTATGACTTCAAGACATTGGCGGTCCTGTTCCTTATTGGATTCGTCTTCATATTTCCAACAATCCTAAAGAGAAAGAGAACATATGAATGA
- the LOC103986923 gene encoding uncharacterized protein LOC103986923 has protein sequence MADRDPSTTCPPPSSASISSPPTFCCACGAPTAALSSPPAWSDSSPPPVYRPIRAPAINAPSATASIVLSPVPQPLPVPPAEPPFRFEVPSKRISSPDDIRRFHASAAGRHFLGFIAALSHSVRGRKLSDPVPSPLPATLSGLLSILQTLARWIDEIPPLPHTARYGNPAYRSWHARLSDEGRGLVLSLLPSDELHPAVDELLPYLLDSFGNAYRIDYGTGHETNFAAFLYCLARLGLIKEEDYPALVLGAFAAYLDLMRRLQTAYCLEPAGSHGVWGLDDYHFLPFIFGSAQLIDHKYMKPKSIHNQDILDNFSNEYMYLACVAFVKKVKKGVFAEHSPMLDDISGVPTWSKVNSGMLKMYKVEVLEKVPIMQHFLFGSLIKWE, from the exons ATGGCCGATCGCGATCCTTCCACCACTTGCCCTCCCCCCTCCTCCGCCTCCATCTCGTCGCCGCCCACGTTCTGCTGCGCCTGCGGCGCCCCGACCGCCGCCCTGTCGTCCCCTCCGGCGTGGTCCGACTCCTCGCCCCCGCCGGTCTACCGCCCCATCCGGGCCCCCGCAATCAACGCCCCCTCCGCCACCGCCTCCATCGTCCTCTCCCCCGTCCCCCAACCCCTCCCCGTACCCCCTGCCGAGCCCCCCTTCCGGTTCGAGGTCCCGTCCAAGCGCATCTCCTCCCCCGACGACATCCGCCGCTTCCACGCCTCCGCGGCTGGCCGCCACTTCCTTGGCTTCATCGCCGCTCTCTCCCACTCCGTCCGCGGCCGCAAGCTCTCCGATCCCGTCCCCTCGCCCCTCCCCGCTACCCTCTCAGGCCTCCTCTCCATCCTCCAAACCCTCGCCCGCTGGATCGACGAGATCCCCCCTCTCCCCCACACCGCCCGCTACGGCAACCCCGCCTACCGATCCTGGCACGCCCGCCTTTCCGACGAGGGCCGCGGCTTAGTCCTGTCCCTCCTCCCCTCCGACGAACTCCACCCCGCTGTCGACGAGCTCCTTCCCTACCTCCTCGACTCCTTCGGCAACGCCTACCGCATCGACTACGGGACCGGCCACGAGACCAACTTCGCCGCCTTCCTCTACTGCCTCGCTCGCCTTGGGCTCATCAAAGAAGAGGACTATCCGGCCCTCGTCCTTGGGGCGTTCGCAGCCTACCTCGACCTCATGCGGAGGCTGCAGACCGCCTACTGCCTCGAGCCGGCGGGGTCGCACGGGGTGTGGGGACTCGACGATTACCACTTCCTTCCTTTCATCTTTGGATCCGCTCAGCTGATTGATCACAAGTACATGAAGCCGAAGTCGATCCACAACCAGGACATCCTCGATAACTTCTCCAATGAGTATATGTACTTGGCATGCGTTGCCTTCGTGAAGAAGGTGAAGAAGGGGGTGTTTGCGGAGCACTCGCCCATGCTTGATGATATCAGTGGTGTGCCGACGTGGAGCAAGGTGAACAGCGGCATGCTGAAGATGTACAAGGTTGAGGTGCTCGAGAAGGTGCCCATCATGCAGCATTTCCTCTTCGGGTCGCTCATCAAATG GGAGTGA
- the LOC135614341 gene encoding trihelix transcription factor ENAP1-like, which yields MAAAGPPAAPPRRPVPGQPWSHIETTHLIDAYAERWYALKRGQLKAQQWEEVAAAVAARCGIDEPSKTGTQCRHKIEKLRKRYRAERLRPGSSVWPFFSRMDRMECGPLPISARQPVPPRPASAPSTDEDEVEDEEEEEEEDERVGSNTRSINGILREPNWGPSRVPRNHVPATRRALEMEEGESEEEESEGEDAGGNEVTSQVAAVLRGFGDGLARMEKRRMQLMREVERDWMQMETKRAEMLRESQRCLLDMIADALPSSKKAKKSHDL from the coding sequence ATGGCGGCCGCCGGGCCGCCGGCGGCGCCGCCGAGGAGGCCCGTCCCCGGCCAGCCGTGGTCCCACATCGAGACGACCCACCTGATCGACGCCTACGCGGAGCGGTGGTATGCCCTGAAGCGCGGCCAGCTCAAGGCCCAGCAGTGGGAGGAggtcgccgccgccgtcgccgcccgTTGCGGCATCGACGAGCCGTCCAAGACCGGCACCCAATGCCGCCACAAGATCGAGAAGCTCCGCAAGCGTTACCGCGCCGAGCGCCTGCGCCCCGGCTCCTCCGTCTGGCCCTTCTTCAGCCGGATGGACCGCATGGAGTGCGGACCCCTTCCCATCTCCGCCCGACAGCCGGTCCCGCCGCGTCCCGCCTCTGCCCCGTCCACCGACGAGGACGAggtggaggatgaggaggaggaggaggaggaggacgagaggGTGGGGAGCAACACCCGGAGCATCAATGGGATCCTTCGGGAGCCCAACTGGGGGCCATCTAGGGTTCCCAGAAATCACGTCCCCGCGACAAGGAGAGCTTTGGAGATGGAGGAAGGGGAATCCGAGGAGGAAGAATCGGAGGGCGAGGACGCAGGCGGGAACGAGGTCACGTCGCAGGTGGCGGCAGTATTGAGGGGGTTCGGCGACGGCTTGGCGCGGATGGAGAAGAGGAGGATGCAGTTGATGAGGGAGGTGGAGAGGGATTGGATGCAGATGGAGACGAAGAGGGCCGAGATGCTGAGGGAGTCGCAGCGGTGCCTCTTGGACATGATCGCCGACGCTCTTCCTTCATCCAAGAAGGCCAAGAAATCTCACGATCTATAA
- the LOC103988221 gene encoding ABC transporter G family member 1-like isoform X2: MEQTMPSPSSVPRWTPSPSSTRPLRSPARLADVDDAAFFPFGASSFTPPHLRSTGEVENGRSVDQGVFLTWEDLWVSAPGRKGGHVSILCGITGFARPGEVLAMMGPSGCVKSTLLDALAGRLASNVSQKGEILINGQKQKLAFGTSAYVTRDDVLMTTLTVREAVYYSAQLQLPDSMSRAEKRARAEATIREMGLESAMDTRIGGWASKGISGGQKRRVSICIELLTRPRLLFLDEPTSGLDSAASYHVMNRIARLARREAMTVVAAIHQPSSEVFELFHGLSLLAYGRTVYFGPPQMADEFFASNGFPCPSPSNPSDHYLRTINKDFDIDNEDSLAHKSRSASQAIELLVRSYSSSDISHEVTQQIALMRNTGGSLVKKRSQASFFTQTRVLTRRSFVNMYRDLGYYWLRFAIYVALCLCVGSIYYDVGHSFGSIQARGSMLMFTAAFLTFMAIGGFPSFVEDMKIFGRERLNGHYGATAFTIANTLSATPYLALISVVPGAMAYYLVGLQRPADHFVYFALVLFVCMMVVEGLMMIVASLVPDFLMGIITGAGIQGVMMLNGGFFRLPQDLPKPVWRYPMSYMAFHKYANQGFYKNEFLGLTFPGNVAGGSPIITGEEILRGVWQVEMGYSKWVDLAILLAMVMLYRLMFLGAVKIAEKVKPKINALYVRAPMLSIDVKEQSSLEIEASP, translated from the exons ATGGAACAGACCATGCCTTCCCCGTCGAGTGTGCCCCGATGGACTCCCAGTCCGAGCTCAACCCGCCCGCTGCGCTCGCCAGCCAGGCTTGCCGACGTCGACGACGCCGCCTTCTTCCCCTTCGGTGCTTCTTCTTTCACTCCCCCGCACCTCCGCTCGACGGGGGAGGTCGAAAATGGCAGGAGCGTGGATCAAGGTGTCTTCCTCACCTGGGAGGATCTGTGGGTCTCGGCGCCGGGCCGCAAGGGAGGGCACGTCTCCATTCTTTGTGGGATCACCGGGTTCGCACGGCCAGGTGAGGTCTTGGCTATGATGGGACCCTCCGGTTGTGTCAAGTCCACACTCCTCGACGCATTAGCAG GAAGACTAGCATCTAATGTAAGTCAGAAAGGAGAGATCTTGATCAATGGCCAGAAGCAGAAACTCGCCTTCGGAACCTCA GCTTACGTCACTCGAGATGATGTACTCATGACGACACTGACGGTTCGAGAAGCGGTGTACTACTCGGCGCAGCTGCAGCTGCCGGATTCCATGTCGAGGGCGGAGAAGAGGGCGAGGGCGGAGGCAACGATCCGGGAGATGGGGCTGGAATCAGCCATGGACACGAGAATAGGAGGGTGGGCTTCCAAGGGCATCAGCGGCGGCCAGAAGAGGAGAGTGAGCATCTGCATCGAGCTCCTCACGCGGCCGCGGCTCCTCTTCCTCGACGAGCCCACGAGCGGGCTCGACAGCGCCGCCTCGTACCACGTCATGAACCGCATCGCTCGGCTGGCGAGGCGAGAGGCGATGACGGTCGTGGCGGCCATTCATCAGCCGAGCAGCGAGGTGTTCGAGCTGTTCCACGGTCTTAGCCTCCTGGCTTATGGTAGGACAGTCTACTTCGGCCCTCCTCAAATGGCTGATGAG TTTTTTGCTTCGAATGGTTTCCCATGTCCTTCCCCAAGCAATCCTTCGGATCACTACCTGAGGACGATCAACAAAGACTTTGACATC GATAACGAGGACAGTCTTGCGCACAAGTCGAGAAGCGCTTCCCAAGCAATTGAGCTCCTCGTCAGGTCTTACAGCTCTTCAGATATCTCACACGAAGTCACACAACAAATAGCACTGATGCGGAATACG GGAGGATCTTtggtgaagaagaggagccaagcaAGCTTCTTCACTCAGACGCGCGTCCTCACACGACGATCCTTCGTCAACATGTACAGAGACTTAGGCTATTACTGGTTGCGATTCGCTATCTACGTCGCACTTTGCTTGTGTGTGGGCTCCATCTACTACGATGTTGGCCATAGTTTTGGCTCGATTCAG GCGAGGGGTTCCATGCTCATGTTCACAGCGGCTTTCTTGACCTTCATGGCGATTGGAGGTTTCCCATCTTTTGTGGAGGATATGAAG ATCTTTGGAAGAGAGAGACTAAATGGGCATTATGGTGCGACGGCGTTCACGATCGCCAACACGCTTTCTGCAACTCCATATCTGGCTCTCATCTCCGTCGTACCAGGAGCAATGGCGTACTACCTAGTCGGCCTGCAGCGGCCCGCCGACCACTTCGTCTACTTCGCGCTGGTGCTGTTCGTGTGCATGATGGTCGTCGAGGGCCTGATGATGATCGTCGCCAGCCTCGTCCCGGACTTCCTCATGGGCATCATAACCGGAGCTGGAATCCAAGGAGTCATGATGCTCAACGGCGGCTTCTTCCGGCTGCCACAAGACCTGCCCAAGCCAGTGTGGCGATACCCCATGTCCTACATGGCGTTCCACAAGTACGCCAACCAGGGATTCTACAAGAACGAGTTCTTGGGGTTGACTTTTCCTGGAAACGTAGCAGGAGGTTCTCCCATCATCACGGGTGAGGAGATACTGAGAGGTGTTTGGCAGGTGGAGATGGGATACTCCAAGTGGGTTGACCTTGCCATCTTGCTTGCCATGGTGATGCTCTATAGGCTAATGTTCTTGGGTGCTGTTAAGATTGCTGAGAAGGTGAAGCCCAAGATTAATGCTCTATATGTGAGGGCTCCTATGCTATCCATCGATGTCAAAGAGCAATCCTCCTTGGAAATTGAGGCTTCACCTTAA
- the LOC103988221 gene encoding ABC transporter G family member 1-like isoform X1: MEQTMPSPSSVPRWTPSPSSTRPLRSPARLADVDDAAFFPFGASSFTPPHLRSTGEVENGRSVDQGVFLTWEDLWVSAPGRKGGHVSILCGITGFARPGEVLAMMGPSGCVKSTLLDALAGRLASNVSQKGEILINGQKQKLAFGTSAYVTRDDVLMTTLTVREAVYYSAQLQLPDSMSRAEKRARAEATIREMGLESAMDTRIGGWASKGISGGQKRRVSICIELLTRPRLLFLDEPTSGLDSAASYHVMNRIARLARREAMTVVAAIHQPSSEVFELFHGLSLLAYGRTVYFGPPQMADEFFASNGFPCPSPSNPSDHYLRTINKDFDIDNEDSLAHKSRSASQAIELLVRSYSSSDISHEVTQQIALMRNTFCVKGGSLVKKRSQASFFTQTRVLTRRSFVNMYRDLGYYWLRFAIYVALCLCVGSIYYDVGHSFGSIQARGSMLMFTAAFLTFMAIGGFPSFVEDMKIFGRERLNGHYGATAFTIANTLSATPYLALISVVPGAMAYYLVGLQRPADHFVYFALVLFVCMMVVEGLMMIVASLVPDFLMGIITGAGIQGVMMLNGGFFRLPQDLPKPVWRYPMSYMAFHKYANQGFYKNEFLGLTFPGNVAGGSPIITGEEILRGVWQVEMGYSKWVDLAILLAMVMLYRLMFLGAVKIAEKVKPKINALYVRAPMLSIDVKEQSSLEIEASP, translated from the exons ATGGAACAGACCATGCCTTCCCCGTCGAGTGTGCCCCGATGGACTCCCAGTCCGAGCTCAACCCGCCCGCTGCGCTCGCCAGCCAGGCTTGCCGACGTCGACGACGCCGCCTTCTTCCCCTTCGGTGCTTCTTCTTTCACTCCCCCGCACCTCCGCTCGACGGGGGAGGTCGAAAATGGCAGGAGCGTGGATCAAGGTGTCTTCCTCACCTGGGAGGATCTGTGGGTCTCGGCGCCGGGCCGCAAGGGAGGGCACGTCTCCATTCTTTGTGGGATCACCGGGTTCGCACGGCCAGGTGAGGTCTTGGCTATGATGGGACCCTCCGGTTGTGTCAAGTCCACACTCCTCGACGCATTAGCAG GAAGACTAGCATCTAATGTAAGTCAGAAAGGAGAGATCTTGATCAATGGCCAGAAGCAGAAACTCGCCTTCGGAACCTCA GCTTACGTCACTCGAGATGATGTACTCATGACGACACTGACGGTTCGAGAAGCGGTGTACTACTCGGCGCAGCTGCAGCTGCCGGATTCCATGTCGAGGGCGGAGAAGAGGGCGAGGGCGGAGGCAACGATCCGGGAGATGGGGCTGGAATCAGCCATGGACACGAGAATAGGAGGGTGGGCTTCCAAGGGCATCAGCGGCGGCCAGAAGAGGAGAGTGAGCATCTGCATCGAGCTCCTCACGCGGCCGCGGCTCCTCTTCCTCGACGAGCCCACGAGCGGGCTCGACAGCGCCGCCTCGTACCACGTCATGAACCGCATCGCTCGGCTGGCGAGGCGAGAGGCGATGACGGTCGTGGCGGCCATTCATCAGCCGAGCAGCGAGGTGTTCGAGCTGTTCCACGGTCTTAGCCTCCTGGCTTATGGTAGGACAGTCTACTTCGGCCCTCCTCAAATGGCTGATGAG TTTTTTGCTTCGAATGGTTTCCCATGTCCTTCCCCAAGCAATCCTTCGGATCACTACCTGAGGACGATCAACAAAGACTTTGACATC GATAACGAGGACAGTCTTGCGCACAAGTCGAGAAGCGCTTCCCAAGCAATTGAGCTCCTCGTCAGGTCTTACAGCTCTTCAGATATCTCACACGAAGTCACACAACAAATAGCACTGATGCGGAATACG TTCTGTGTGAAGGGAGGATCTTtggtgaagaagaggagccaagcaAGCTTCTTCACTCAGACGCGCGTCCTCACACGACGATCCTTCGTCAACATGTACAGAGACTTAGGCTATTACTGGTTGCGATTCGCTATCTACGTCGCACTTTGCTTGTGTGTGGGCTCCATCTACTACGATGTTGGCCATAGTTTTGGCTCGATTCAG GCGAGGGGTTCCATGCTCATGTTCACAGCGGCTTTCTTGACCTTCATGGCGATTGGAGGTTTCCCATCTTTTGTGGAGGATATGAAG ATCTTTGGAAGAGAGAGACTAAATGGGCATTATGGTGCGACGGCGTTCACGATCGCCAACACGCTTTCTGCAACTCCATATCTGGCTCTCATCTCCGTCGTACCAGGAGCAATGGCGTACTACCTAGTCGGCCTGCAGCGGCCCGCCGACCACTTCGTCTACTTCGCGCTGGTGCTGTTCGTGTGCATGATGGTCGTCGAGGGCCTGATGATGATCGTCGCCAGCCTCGTCCCGGACTTCCTCATGGGCATCATAACCGGAGCTGGAATCCAAGGAGTCATGATGCTCAACGGCGGCTTCTTCCGGCTGCCACAAGACCTGCCCAAGCCAGTGTGGCGATACCCCATGTCCTACATGGCGTTCCACAAGTACGCCAACCAGGGATTCTACAAGAACGAGTTCTTGGGGTTGACTTTTCCTGGAAACGTAGCAGGAGGTTCTCCCATCATCACGGGTGAGGAGATACTGAGAGGTGTTTGGCAGGTGGAGATGGGATACTCCAAGTGGGTTGACCTTGCCATCTTGCTTGCCATGGTGATGCTCTATAGGCTAATGTTCTTGGGTGCTGTTAAGATTGCTGAGAAGGTGAAGCCCAAGATTAATGCTCTATATGTGAGGGCTCCTATGCTATCCATCGATGTCAAAGAGCAATCCTCCTTGGAAATTGAGGCTTCACCTTAA
- the LOC103988224 gene encoding protein DETOXIFICATION 27-like — MEGETEIGETSVALLTNGEVKNGPGLARRAWAELKKLWAIVGPSMIGRLALQTMSVITQAYAGHIGDLELASFAIAFTVVAFLAFGLLLGMASALETLCGQAFGAKQYHMLGVYMQRSMVVLFLCALLLLPLYIFATPLLELLGQSKEIAREAGYLSLWLLPLHFSFAILFPLQRFLQCQLKNSVNAAFTVLALLVHIFISWLFMGKLQLGLTAAALTLDFSWWMAVAGQFLYVVCGGCPRTWKGFSFEAMAGLWEYLKLSASSGVMLCLEIWYYRVLVLLAGNLKNAEIAVDALSVCMNINSWEMMIPLAFFAGTGVRVANELGAGNGKGARFATIVSVTTSAAIGLIFWSLIIGFHDKIALIFSSSSVVLEAVDRLSILLAFTVLLNSVQPVISGVAVGSGWQAMAAYVNIGSYYFIGIPIGIFLGWILKLGVLGIWAGMIGGTGIQTLILTILTIRCDWDREAIIARERVKKWSVPDEEEEAKFLNQTGCFGQKDELNYDGQ; from the exons ATGGAAGGAGAGACGGAGATTGGGGAAACCAGTGTGGCGTTGCTGACGAATGGGGAGGTGAAGAACGGGCCGGGATTAGCGAGGAGGGCGTGGGCGGAGTTGAAGAAGCTGTGGGCGATCGTCGGCCCGTCCATGATCGGTAGACTTGCCTTGCAGACCATGTCCGTCATCACGCAAGCCTACGCTGGGCATATCGGTGACCTCGAGCTTGCTTCCTTCGCCATTGCCTTCACTGTCGTCGCATTTTTGGCCTTCGGCTTACTG CTTGGCATGGCCAGTGCGTTGGAGACTTTATGCGGGCAAGCCTTCGGAGCCAAGCAGTACCACATGTTGGGGGTGTACATGCAGCGATCGATGGTGGTGCTCTTCCTTTGCGCCCTCCTGCTCCTGCCCTTGTACATCTTCGCCACCCCGTTACTGGAGTTACTGGGGCAGTCCAAGGAAATCGCACGGGAAGCCGGATATCTCTCCTTGTGGCTGCTTCCTCTCCACTTCTCCTTTGCAATTCTGTTCCCGCTGCAGAGGTTCCTCCAGTGCCAGCTCAAGAACTCCGTCAACGCCGCCTTCACCGTCCTCGCTCTCCTCGTCCACATCTTCATCAGTTGGCTATTCATGGGGAAGCTTCAGCTCGGGTTGACGGCGGCGGCGCTGACGCTCGACTTCTCTTGGTGGATGGCGGTGGCGGGTCAGTTTCTGTACGTCGTCTGTGGGGGATGTCCTCGAACTTGGAAGGGATTCTCCTTCGAAGCAATGGCCGGGCTGTGGGAGTACCTCAAACTGTCAGCCTCATCTGGTGTCATGCTATG CTTGGAGATTTGGTATTACAGGGTACTTGTTCTACTGGCAGGCAACCTAAAGAACGCTGAAATAGCAGTGGATGCTCTGTCAGTGTG CATGAACATAAATTCCTGGGAGATGATGATTCCATTAGCTTTCTTTGCTGGCACAGG AGTTCGGGTAGCTAATGAGCTTGGAGCAGGCAATGGAAAGGGAGCAAGGTTTGCCACCATCGTCTCTGTCACGACATCTGCAGCCATAGGCCTCATCTTCTGGTCCCTAATCATTGGTTTCCACGACAAGATAGCTCTCATCTTCTCGTCGAGTTCGGTTGTGCTTGAAGCCGTTGACAGGCTCAGTATCCTATTGGCATTCACCGTTCTTCTCAACAGTGTTCAACCAGTTATCTCCG GTGTTGCTGTTGGGTCAGGGTGGCAAGCAATGGCGGCGTACGTAAACATAGGTTCATACTACTTCATTGGAATCCCCATTGGGATCTTTCTAGGATGGATTCTTAAACTTGGCGTACTG GGGATATGGGCTGGAATGATTGGTGGAACAGGCATTCAGACATTGATCTTGACCATTCTGACCATTCGGTGTGACTGGGATAGAGAG GCAATCATAGCAAGGGAGCGTGTGAAGAAATGGTCAGTtccagacgaagaagaagaagctaaatTCTTGAACCAGACAGGTTGCTTTGGGCAGAAAGATGAACTCAATTATGATGGCCAGTGA
- the LOC135614343 gene encoding protein CURVATURE THYLAKOID 1A, chloroplastic-like gives MELFAPPNGLLCLPHHRCPFTASSPLFLTIPRKSLLASRSPISNPGLGRSGARPLRAMVSGEETSAAVVADDAAAKPLEGPSSFTNSSSPGEENPDGGGEAIAEAVDDLLSKLNDQVDSTILFYGAVALVALWISSTIISVIDSIPVFPKVLEVVGLGYTVWFSSRYLIFKETRDDFFSKLDDLKEKILGRRDD, from the exons ATGGAGCTCTTCGCGCCTCCCAACGGCCTCCTTTGCCTCCCGCACCACCGCTGCCCCTTCACCGCCTCCTCCCCTCTTTTCCTCACCATCCCCAGAAAGTCTCTCCTCGCCTCCCGCTCCCCCATCTCCAATCCCG GATTGGGCCGTTCTGGTGCTCGCCCGCTGCGGGCCATGGTCTCGGGCGAGGAGACCTCCGCGGCTGTCGTAGCCGATGATGCTGCGGCGAAGCCACTCGAAGGACCGTCCTCCTTCACGAACTCGTCCTCCCCAGGGGAAGAGAACcctgatggtggtggtgaagcGATTGCTGAGGCTGTGGATGATCTTTTATCTAAGCTTAATGATCAG GTGGACTCTACCATCCTCTTCTATGGAGCTGTTGCACTGGTTGCACTGTGGATTTCATCAACAATCATTTCTGTCATTGATTCCATCCCTGTG TTCCCCAAGGTGCTGGAAGTTGTTGGCCTTGGCTACACAGTCTGGTTCAGCTCGCGATATCTGATCTTCAAG GAAACTAGAGATGATTTTTTCTCAAAACTTGATGATCTCAAGGAGAAGATATTAGGACGTCGTGATGATTGA